The Mangifera indica cultivar Alphonso chromosome 8, CATAS_Mindica_2.1, whole genome shotgun sequence genome has a window encoding:
- the LOC123224469 gene encoding RNA exonuclease 4-like isoform X2: protein MADRMESSETLRHKCAACFKQFNRMEHLVEHMRTSFHSVHESMCAICKKHCRSFESLREHLTGPLPKLECNNIFNVRGCRFCLAILESPHARRIHQEGCQLSNALTTRLANLGTVDNTYSRNPHIVALACKMVGGGTDGSLDYCGRLCIIDERENIIFHAYVKPPVQVTNYRYETTGIRPEQLRDAIPLRQVQRKIQDFLCNGEPTWRIRARGGNARILVGHGLDHDLDRLQVEYPPTMIRDTAKYPPLMKTSKLSNSLKYLTQAYLGYDIQTGVQDPYEDCVATMRLYIRMRSQVHKSEEYPLASDPQNRNIFATAPWRQNELERMSPEELLAISRSDYYCWCLDSSA from the exons ATGGCCGACAGAATGGAGTCTTCAGAAACCCTGAG GCACAAGTGTGCAGCATGCTTTAAACAATTTAACCGAATGGAACACCTTGTGGAGCACATGAGAACTTCATTTCACTCGGTTCATGAATCCATGTGTGCAATTTGTAAGAAACATTGCAGATCTTTTGAATCTCTGCGGGAACATCTTACAG GGCCATTGCCTAAACTGGAGTGCAACAATATATTTAACGTCCGAGGATGTAGATTCTGCTTAGCCATCCTTGAGAGCCCACATGCTCGTAGGATTCACCAAGAAGGATGCCAACTCTCTAAT GCACTTACCACTCGCTTAGCAAATTTAGGAACTGTGGATAACACTTACTCAAGAAATCCACATATAGTTGCGCTAGCTTGCAAAATGGTTGGTGGGGGCACTGATGGTTCTCTAGATTATTGCGGAAGGCTTTGCATCATTGATGAACGTGAAAACATTATCTTCCATGCTTATGTTAAACCACCAGTTCAAGTCACAAACTATAGGTATGAAACAACAGGCATTCGCCCAGAACAGCTGAGGGACGCAATCCCACTAAGGCAAGTGCAGAGGAAGATTCAAGATTTCCTTTGCAATGGTGAACCGACGTGGAGGATTCGAGCAAGAGGTGGGAATGCCAGGATTCTTGTGGGTCATGGTTTGGACCATGATCTTGATCGTTTGCAAGTTGAATATCCACCAACCATGATCAG GGATACAGCCAAATATCCTCCATTGATGAAAACTAGCAAGCTCAGCAACTCACTCAAATACTTAACCCAAGCATATCTAGG ataCGATATTCAAACTGGTGTGCAAGATCCATACGAGGATTGCGTTGCAACAATGAGATTGTACATTAGAATGAGATCCCAAGTGCATAAGAGCGAGGAGTATCCACTTGCTTCCGACCCACAAAACCGAAACATTTTTGCAACAGCGCCATGGAGGCAGAACGAGCTCGAGAGGATGAGCCCAGAAGAACTGCTGGCAATCTCCAGATCAGATTACTATTGTTGGTGCTTGGACTCATCTGCTTAA
- the LOC123224469 gene encoding RNA exonuclease 4-like isoform X1, which translates to MADRMESSETLSRHKCAACFKQFNRMEHLVEHMRTSFHSVHESMCAICKKHCRSFESLREHLTGPLPKLECNNIFNVRGCRFCLAILESPHARRIHQEGCQLSNALTTRLANLGTVDNTYSRNPHIVALACKMVGGGTDGSLDYCGRLCIIDERENIIFHAYVKPPVQVTNYRYETTGIRPEQLRDAIPLRQVQRKIQDFLCNGEPTWRIRARGGNARILVGHGLDHDLDRLQVEYPPTMIRDTAKYPPLMKTSKLSNSLKYLTQAYLGYDIQTGVQDPYEDCVATMRLYIRMRSQVHKSEEYPLASDPQNRNIFATAPWRQNELERMSPEELLAISRSDYYCWCLDSSA; encoded by the exons ATGGCCGACAGAATGGAGTCTTCAGAAACCCTGAG CAGGCACAAGTGTGCAGCATGCTTTAAACAATTTAACCGAATGGAACACCTTGTGGAGCACATGAGAACTTCATTTCACTCGGTTCATGAATCCATGTGTGCAATTTGTAAGAAACATTGCAGATCTTTTGAATCTCTGCGGGAACATCTTACAG GGCCATTGCCTAAACTGGAGTGCAACAATATATTTAACGTCCGAGGATGTAGATTCTGCTTAGCCATCCTTGAGAGCCCACATGCTCGTAGGATTCACCAAGAAGGATGCCAACTCTCTAAT GCACTTACCACTCGCTTAGCAAATTTAGGAACTGTGGATAACACTTACTCAAGAAATCCACATATAGTTGCGCTAGCTTGCAAAATGGTTGGTGGGGGCACTGATGGTTCTCTAGATTATTGCGGAAGGCTTTGCATCATTGATGAACGTGAAAACATTATCTTCCATGCTTATGTTAAACCACCAGTTCAAGTCACAAACTATAGGTATGAAACAACAGGCATTCGCCCAGAACAGCTGAGGGACGCAATCCCACTAAGGCAAGTGCAGAGGAAGATTCAAGATTTCCTTTGCAATGGTGAACCGACGTGGAGGATTCGAGCAAGAGGTGGGAATGCCAGGATTCTTGTGGGTCATGGTTTGGACCATGATCTTGATCGTTTGCAAGTTGAATATCCACCAACCATGATCAG GGATACAGCCAAATATCCTCCATTGATGAAAACTAGCAAGCTCAGCAACTCACTCAAATACTTAACCCAAGCATATCTAGG ataCGATATTCAAACTGGTGTGCAAGATCCATACGAGGATTGCGTTGCAACAATGAGATTGTACATTAGAATGAGATCCCAAGTGCATAAGAGCGAGGAGTATCCACTTGCTTCCGACCCACAAAACCGAAACATTTTTGCAACAGCGCCATGGAGGCAGAACGAGCTCGAGAGGATGAGCCCAGAAGAACTGCTGGCAATCTCCAGATCAGATTACTATTGTTGGTGCTTGGACTCATCTGCTTAA